In a genomic window of Nodosilinea sp. E11:
- a CDS encoding tetratricopeptide repeat protein: MRRSYAAIAILCGVIGGWTVVPSAQGAVAEPQVGAGFLLQPEATLWIAQNSGNGLSTAQQDQVDDLLRQGQTKVSARDYAGAIAIYQQAAAIDRQNPRLFSGIGYLHVQQGNYSEAIEAYRRAIALDGNNLAFRYGLAHSQYKNNQFDEALATYQGILSTNPREVNAHLGIGGIQLERNDYDGALATYQTLARIAPGNAQAYEALGALYLQQENYDQALTYLNQGLRANPNNGDLYVSVANIYLRQDRRTEAAENLRQALRVAPQNAQAQHQTGYLLYQAGDREAAYDYLVRAVRLNPDLVAAHALLGELLLERGQYLQAVLSYRKVVDALPDDPAAFYNLSLALHGQGLEAQALSNLELAAILYARQGDTAGAARARELMAFWGFGR; the protein is encoded by the coding sequence GTGAGACGCAGTTACGCAGCAATCGCTATCTTGTGCGGAGTAATTGGCGGCTGGACGGTGGTGCCCAGTGCCCAAGGGGCGGTTGCAGAGCCTCAGGTTGGGGCGGGCTTCTTACTCCAGCCTGAGGCGACTCTATGGATAGCTCAAAACAGCGGCAACGGGTTGAGCACGGCCCAGCAAGATCAAGTTGATGACCTGCTGCGCCAGGGGCAAACCAAGGTGTCGGCGCGAGACTATGCTGGGGCGATCGCAATCTATCAGCAGGCGGCAGCGATCGATCGCCAAAACCCACGCTTATTTTCGGGCATTGGCTACCTTCATGTGCAGCAGGGCAACTATAGCGAGGCGATTGAGGCCTACCGCCGGGCGATCGCTCTAGACGGTAACAACCTGGCCTTTCGCTATGGCCTGGCCCATAGCCAGTACAAAAATAACCAGTTTGATGAGGCTCTGGCAACCTACCAGGGCATTCTTTCGACCAACCCGCGAGAGGTAAATGCTCATTTGGGCATTGGCGGCATTCAGCTGGAGCGTAACGACTACGACGGTGCCCTCGCCACCTACCAAACCTTGGCCCGCATTGCCCCGGGCAACGCCCAGGCGTATGAAGCCCTAGGCGCGCTGTACCTGCAGCAAGAAAACTACGACCAGGCACTCACCTACTTAAATCAGGGACTGCGGGCTAACCCTAACAACGGTGACCTGTACGTCAGCGTAGCCAATATTTACCTGAGGCAGGATCGCCGGACTGAGGCCGCTGAAAACCTGCGCCAGGCCCTGCGGGTCGCCCCCCAAAATGCCCAGGCTCAACACCAGACTGGGTATTTGCTCTACCAGGCGGGCGATCGCGAGGCCGCCTATGACTACTTGGTGCGGGCAGTGCGCCTCAACCCCGACCTCGTGGCCGCCCACGCCCTGCTGGGCGAGTTGCTGCTGGAACGTGGCCAATACCTGCAAGCGGTGCTCTCCTACCGCAAGGTGGTCGATGCGCTGCCCGACGATCCAGCGGCCTTCTATAATCTCAGCCTGGCGCTCCATGGCCAGGGGTTAGAGGCTCAGGCCCTCTCAAACCTTGAGTTGGCCGCCATTCTATACGCGCGCCAGGGGGATACGGCAGGGGCCGCCCGAGCCCGCGAACTCATGGCCTTTTGGGGCTTTGGGCGGTAA
- the nei gene encoding endonuclease VIII, which yields MPEGPEIRRAADNIHRAIAGNIACDVFFAFDHLKPFEAELVGSTVVAVKPYGKAMVTYFDSGWAVYSHNQLYGKWVTCKPNATTLTGRQLRFAVHTPRRWALLYSASEIEVLTAEAVPSHPYIVKLGPDTLDVNLTPDRVAERTLSQPFHRRQFATLLLDQSFLGGIGNYLRTEILYVAGIHPSQRPIDCSAVQIAAFAKAALALPQQSYRHSGITNDLALAAQLKQTGYRRREYRHWAFGRLGQPCHRCGDTITKITIGGRRCYVCPSCQPVNR from the coding sequence ATGCCTGAAGGCCCAGAAATTCGTCGGGCTGCCGATAACATCCATCGGGCGATCGCAGGCAATATTGCCTGCGATGTGTTTTTCGCCTTCGACCACCTCAAACCCTTTGAGGCTGAACTGGTCGGCAGTACGGTGGTGGCAGTCAAACCCTACGGCAAAGCCATGGTCACCTACTTTGACAGTGGGTGGGCGGTCTACAGCCACAACCAGCTCTACGGTAAATGGGTCACTTGCAAACCTAACGCCACTACACTCACCGGTCGTCAGCTGCGGTTCGCGGTTCATACCCCTCGCCGTTGGGCACTGCTCTACAGCGCCTCAGAGATTGAGGTGCTGACCGCCGAGGCAGTGCCCAGCCATCCCTACATCGTTAAACTCGGCCCCGATACCCTCGATGTCAACCTCACCCCCGATCGGGTGGCAGAACGTACCCTCAGCCAGCCATTTCACCGTCGCCAGTTTGCCACCCTGCTGCTCGATCAGAGCTTTTTGGGCGGAATCGGCAACTATCTCCGCACCGAAATTTTATATGTGGCGGGCATTCACCCTAGCCAGCGCCCGATAGACTGTAGCGCCGTGCAGATTGCCGCCTTTGCCAAGGCAGCCCTGGCCTTGCCCCAGCAGTCTTACCGTCACAGTGGCATTACCAACGACCTGGCCCTAGCCGCTCAGCTTAAGCAGACCGGCTACCGTCGTCGCGAGTATCGCCATTGGGCCTTTGGCCGACTGGGCCAGCCCTGTCATCGCTGCGGTGACACCATCACTAAGATTACGATTGGCGGCAGGCGCTGCTATGTCTGCCCGAGTTGCCAGCCGGTTAACCGCTAG
- a CDS encoding TldD/PmbA family protein, giving the protein MVLGLNDNSLAEKLIDLALQHGAEAAEVLQSRSRSRPVFFEANRLKQLESSAALGTALRLWVNGRPGLAVAYGNVDPISIVEKALAISALNDPETVDLVAGTSHHYPDMGQEVPVEQLIEWGQAMIDRIRSVYPEVICGVDVECDVETTRILNTQGLDCRYSDATLSSYLSADWVRGDDFLSVSDGQTQRNSLDSDALVDQVLQRLAWAESAAAVDTGRMPVVFTAKAADMVWGTLQSALSGKRVVERSSPWSNALGEQMVSPRITLFQDPEAGPFSCPFDDEGAPTQKLVFIEHGVVKLFYCDRAVGRTLGAGSTGNGFRPGLGSYPTPGLYNSLVQPGTQSLAELIATIDNGILVDQILGGGPGIAGDFSVNVDLGYRIHRGELVGRIKDTMVAGNIYSALKDSVELGSDAEWNGSCYTPSVLLDGLSVTSG; this is encoded by the coding sequence ATGGTGCTTGGTCTAAACGACAATTCGCTAGCTGAAAAACTGATCGACTTGGCCCTACAGCATGGTGCTGAAGCCGCAGAGGTGCTGCAATCGCGATCGCGATCGCGCCCGGTTTTTTTTGAAGCCAACCGGCTCAAGCAGCTCGAAAGTTCTGCGGCCTTAGGTACGGCCCTGCGGCTATGGGTGAATGGACGCCCAGGGCTAGCGGTGGCCTACGGCAACGTGGACCCCATTTCTATCGTTGAAAAAGCCCTGGCCATTAGCGCCCTCAATGACCCGGAAACCGTTGATCTGGTTGCGGGCACCAGCCACCACTATCCCGATATGGGCCAAGAGGTGCCGGTAGAGCAGCTGATTGAGTGGGGGCAAGCCATGATTGATCGCATCCGCAGCGTCTACCCGGAGGTCATCTGTGGCGTAGATGTAGAGTGCGATGTAGAAACCACACGCATTCTCAATACCCAGGGGCTCGACTGCCGCTACAGCGATGCCACCCTCAGCAGTTATCTGTCGGCAGACTGGGTACGGGGCGACGATTTTTTGAGCGTTAGCGACGGCCAAACCCAGCGCAACAGTCTAGATAGTGATGCCTTGGTCGATCAGGTCTTGCAGCGACTAGCCTGGGCCGAATCAGCGGCGGCGGTTGATACGGGGCGAATGCCGGTGGTATTCACGGCTAAAGCCGCCGATATGGTGTGGGGTACGCTGCAGTCGGCGCTGAGTGGTAAACGGGTGGTGGAGCGATCGTCGCCCTGGAGCAATGCCTTGGGGGAGCAGATGGTCTCCCCTCGGATCACGCTATTTCAAGACCCAGAGGCGGGGCCGTTTAGCTGTCCCTTTGATGACGAGGGTGCACCCACTCAAAAACTGGTGTTTATTGAGCATGGGGTAGTCAAGTTGTTTTACTGCGATCGCGCCGTTGGCCGCACCCTGGGGGCTGGTTCTACAGGCAATGGCTTTCGCCCCGGCCTGGGCAGTTATCCCACCCCTGGCCTGTACAACAGTCTGGTGCAGCCGGGCACCCAATCCCTAGCTGAGCTGATCGCTACCATTGACAATGGCATTTTGGTTGATCAAATTTTGGGCGGTGGCCCTGGCATTGCCGGTGACTTTTCGGTCAATGTTGACCTGGGCTACCGCATTCACCGGGGCGAACTGGTGGGCCGCATTAAAGACACGATGGTGGCCGGCAATATCTATAGCGCGCTCAAGGATAGCGTTGAGCTGGGCAGCGATGCTGAATGGAACGGTTCTTGCTACACCCCTTCGGTATTGCTAGATGGGTTGTCGGTGACTAGCGGTTAA
- a CDS encoding transposase codes for MPIGGDGCIGAAPIGGGAHHLFQRTGIATVIVQDNALIHTSKAVQERLPIWQAQGLDFFQRPPYWPEMNQIETQWHQLKRHF; via the coding sequence ATGCCTATCGGTGGTGATGGCTGCATTGGAGCAGCACCGATAGGCGGAGGAGCGCACCATTTGTTTCAGCGCACCGGTATCGCTACCGTAATTGTTCAGGATAATGCCTTAATCCATACCAGTAAGGCGGTGCAAGAGCGGCTGCCCATCTGGCAGGCTCAAGGTCTGGATTTCTTTCAACGGCCCCCATACTGGCCGGAGATGAATCAGATTGAGACCCAATGGCATCAACTCAAAAGGCATTTCTAG
- a CDS encoding response regulator transcription factor, whose amino-acid sequence MKILLIEDDLSVSEWLVETLSAHRYAVDAIADGAAGLTMALGWPYDLVILDWVLPSLDGIEVCRRLRSQGVRTPVLMLTVRGANADIVAGLDAGADDYLAKSSDATQLLARVRALLRRRDRTTTPVLEWGELCLDPALTQVTYQGQPVPCRPKEYELLELFLRSPQRLLTRSAIIDHLWPMDDPPVEGSVTNLIKDLRQRLKRNGLTANPIETVHGLGYRLKLAPAVETPAIAADPGAANPVAAAPGDVSLPLDRIIQQATQRFRASLTQRLTVLEEAAQALEHSTFDAQQRQLACLEAHKLAGGLGLFGYTEAAAVAEAMEALLQSTQPCSQLPQQLEALKQCLTLSSQAELTAGVGAEPLSPC is encoded by the coding sequence ATGAAAATTCTGTTGATCGAAGATGATCTGTCGGTTAGTGAATGGTTGGTAGAAACCCTCAGTGCCCATCGCTATGCCGTCGATGCGATCGCCGATGGGGCCGCTGGGTTAACCATGGCCCTGGGTTGGCCCTACGACCTGGTGATTTTAGACTGGGTGCTACCCTCGCTTGATGGGATTGAGGTCTGCCGTCGCCTGCGATCGCAGGGGGTTCGCACCCCGGTGCTGATGCTGACCGTGCGAGGGGCCAATGCCGATATTGTGGCGGGGTTAGATGCCGGAGCCGATGACTACCTGGCGAAAAGCAGCGATGCCACCCAACTGCTAGCCCGAGTGCGGGCCTTACTACGCCGCCGCGATCGCACGACCACCCCGGTTCTAGAGTGGGGTGAGCTATGCCTCGACCCCGCCCTCACCCAGGTCACCTACCAGGGGCAGCCCGTGCCCTGCCGCCCCAAGGAATACGAACTGCTAGAGCTATTTTTGCGCTCTCCCCAGCGGTTGCTGACCCGCAGCGCCATTATCGACCACCTGTGGCCCATGGATGATCCTCCGGTAGAGGGTTCGGTAACCAACCTGATCAAAGACCTGCGCCAGCGACTCAAGCGCAACGGGCTGACCGCCAACCCCATTGAGACAGTACATGGGCTAGGGTATCGGCTGAAGCTAGCCCCGGCGGTAGAGACCCCAGCGATCGCAGCTGATCCTGGCGCAGCTAACCCCGTCGCAGCGGCCCCCGGTGACGTCTCACTCCCCCTCGATCGCATCATTCAGCAGGCTACCCAGCGGTTTCGGGCGTCCCTAACCCAACGGCTAACGGTATTAGAAGAGGCCGCTCAGGCCCTAGAGCATAGTACCTTCGATGCCCAGCAGCGGCAGCTAGCCTGCCTCGAAGCCCACAAACTGGCGGGGGGGCTGGGGCTGTTTGGCTATACCGAAGCGGCGGCGGTGGCCGAAGCCATGGAGGCGCTGCTGCAATCGACCCAGCCCTGCTCTCAGTTACCCCAGCAGCTCGAAGCTCTCAAACAATGTCTAACGCTCTCCTCCCAAGCGGAACTGACGGCGGGGGTAGGGGCCGAACCATTGTCTCCCTGCTAG